A window of the Planktothrix tepida PCC 9214 genome harbors these coding sequences:
- a CDS encoding PEP-CTERM sorting domain-containing protein, which translates to MKFNTILPSFFMAASVAVATSLPAQALTFDFSGTDNGGTGSATMNFTGLGTQNVTVDLWNTSSTKLNDGTGDNAPAITGFGFNNKGLSDPAITAWTLKAYNSSGTLQTIGSSSDSTLPWSILYDEKTNGITLDYLAAALNNGENSPQIQGGIYNPDAISSSALSAGPNFFSKATLNLTFASDFTLDTAGMSPYVRMQAVGNGGSLKLDGTRQQDVPEPLTILGSAAALGFGSVLKKQANKNKNKAATKDTISV; encoded by the coding sequence ATGAAATTCAATACTATTCTTCCTTCTTTCTTTATGGCTGCCAGTGTTGCAGTTGCAACCAGCTTACCCGCTCAAGCGTTAACTTTTGATTTCTCCGGTACCGATAATGGGGGAACAGGTTCAGCCACGATGAACTTTACAGGCTTAGGAACCCAAAATGTTACGGTTGATTTGTGGAATACTTCTTCTACCAAGTTAAATGATGGTACTGGTGATAATGCTCCCGCTATTACTGGATTTGGCTTCAATAATAAAGGATTATCTGATCCAGCAATCACAGCTTGGACACTAAAAGCTTATAATAGCTCAGGTACTCTTCAGACCATTGGTAGCAGTAGCGACAGCACATTACCTTGGAGCATTTTATATGATGAAAAAACGAATGGTATTACCCTCGATTATCTAGCAGCCGCTCTTAACAACGGGGAGAACAGCCCTCAGATTCAAGGCGGAATCTATAACCCTGATGCTATAAGCTCAAGTGCTTTATCTGCTGGCCCTAATTTCTTCAGTAAAGCCACTCTGAATTTAACATTTGCATCCGATTTCACGCTTGATACCGCCGGTATGAGTCCTTATGTCAGAATGCAAGCCGTAGGTAATGGAGGAAGCTTGAAACTGGATGGTACACGACAGCAAGACGTTCCCGAACCTCTGACCATTTTAGGTTCAGCCGCTGCTTTAGGGTTTGGTTCAGTCTTGAAAAAGCAAGCCAATAAAAACAAAAATAAAGCCGCCACTAAAGACACAATCTCAGTATAA